The following coding sequences are from one Deinococcus aerius window:
- a CDS encoding FecCD family ABC transporter permease: MKRPLFLLLAAGVLLLALLASLALGASDIAPGVVARLLLRPDDSTDSLVIHTLRLPRTLVAALAGAGLGVSGLLLQGVTRNPLADPGILGVEAGGALAILIMVVFFPAAPAALFVPAAFLGGALAAALAYGVARRVGVTPLRLALAGVAVASLVGAATRTVQLLFEERAQGALFALSGSVAGRTWEQAAQVAPWMGLGLALSLLLTPRVNVLALGEDVARGLGARTERDSFLVTALGVLLAAASVSVVGPVGFVGLIIPHAARALMGPDHRFSLPLAALLGAAFLTGADILARLIDKPAETPVGILVAAAGAPFFVALARRIGRR, encoded by the coding sequence TTGAAGCGTCCCCTCTTCCTGCTGCTGGCCGCCGGAGTGCTGCTGCTCGCCCTGCTGGCCTCGCTGGCGCTGGGGGCGAGCGACATCGCGCCCGGCGTGGTGGCCCGGCTGCTGCTCCGGCCCGACGACAGCACCGACAGCCTGGTCATCCACACGCTGCGGCTGCCGCGCACGCTGGTGGCGGCCCTCGCGGGGGCGGGGCTGGGCGTGTCGGGGCTGCTGCTCCAGGGGGTCACGCGCAACCCGCTCGCCGACCCCGGCATCCTGGGGGTGGAGGCGGGCGGGGCGCTCGCCATCCTGATCATGGTCGTCTTCTTCCCGGCGGCCCCGGCGGCGCTGTTCGTGCCCGCCGCGTTCCTGGGCGGGGCGCTCGCGGCGGCGCTCGCCTACGGGGTGGCGCGGCGGGTGGGGGTCACGCCGCTGCGGCTGGCGCTGGCGGGCGTGGCGGTGGCGAGCCTGGTGGGGGCGGCCACCCGGACCGTCCAGCTCCTCTTCGAGGAACGGGCGCAGGGCGCGCTGTTCGCCCTCTCCGGCTCGGTGGCGGGCCGCACCTGGGAGCAGGCCGCGCAGGTGGCCCCCTGGATGGGGCTGGGCCTCGCCCTCTCCCTGCTCCTCACCCCCCGCGTGAACGTGCTGGCCCTGGGCGAGGACGTGGCCCGGGGCCTGGGCGCCCGCACCGAGCGGGATTCGTTCCTGGTCACCGCGCTGGGCGTGCTGCTCGCCGCCGCGTCCGTCAGCGTGGTCGGGCCGGTGGGTTTCGTGGGGCTGATCATTCCCCACGCGGCCCGCGCGCTGATGGGGCCGGACCACCGCTTCAGCCTGCCGCTCGCGGCCCTGCTGGGGGCGGCCTTCCTGACCGGGGCGGACATCCTGGCCCGGTTGATCGACAAGCCCGCCGAAACGCCCGTCGGCATCCTGGTCGCCGCCGCCGGGGCACCATTTTTCGTGGCGCTCGCGCGGCGGATCGGGCGGCGGTGA
- a CDS encoding sucrase ferredoxin — MTPSARLPLCADASRAAGEDPVGTAPHWQEVTVLELDVPVWAQLRDVDAWTAEQRGVFEALRGRVEASGAGFGLLMSAPEQPGQPLRVRHYVRGEGGFTRRDYQSALPQTEWARGLSATLLRSGELGDWAEVPAPPGPDHHVCTHGTVDAACGKYGVPVFRALREGGHRAWRTGHFGGHRFAATAVELPSGLLWAHLTPELADQVARRTIHPAAVRGHLRGFAGLPPLAQVLDRELLVRYGWDWLEAERTARVDLEGEEGARVTLDFRLNGQAGRATALVRDGVPLHLPGSSHKADLGRIRQYGVEEVRVSL, encoded by the coding sequence GTGACCCCCTCCGCCCGCCTCCCCCTGTGCGCGGACGCCTCGCGCGCCGCCGGGGAGGACCCGGTCGGCACCGCCCCCCACTGGCAGGAGGTCACGGTGCTGGAACTGGACGTGCCCGTGTGGGCGCAGCTCCGCGACGTGGACGCCTGGACCGCCGAGCAGCGCGGCGTCTTCGAGGCGTTGCGGGGCCGGGTGGAGGCGAGCGGCGCGGGCTTCGGCCTGCTCATGTCGGCCCCCGAGCAGCCCGGCCAGCCGCTGCGGGTCCGCCACTACGTGCGCGGCGAAGGGGGCTTCACCCGCCGTGACTATCAATCCGCCCTGCCCCAGACCGAGTGGGCGCGCGGCCTGAGCGCCACCCTGCTGCGCTCCGGGGAACTGGGCGACTGGGCGGAGGTCCCCGCGCCCCCCGGCCCCGACCACCACGTCTGCACCCACGGCACGGTGGACGCCGCCTGCGGCAAGTACGGCGTTCCGGTGTTCCGCGCCCTGCGGGAAGGCGGGCACCGCGCCTGGCGCACCGGCCACTTCGGCGGGCACCGCTTCGCCGCGACCGCCGTGGAACTCCCCAGCGGGCTGCTGTGGGCGCACCTGACGCCGGAGCTGGCGGATCAGGTTGCCCGGCGCACCATTCATCCGGCTGCTGTACGCGGCCACCTGCGCGGCTTCGCGGGGCTGCCCCCACTCGCGCAGGTGCTCGACCGGGAACTGCTCGTGCGTTACGGCTGGGACTGGCTGGAGGCCGAACGGACGGCCCGGGTGGACCTGGAGGGCGAGGAGGGCGCCCGGGTCACCCTGGACTTCCGCCTGAACGGGCAGGCGGGCCGCGCGACCGCCCTCGTCCGGGACGGGGTGCCCCTCCACCTGCCCGGCTCCAGCCACAAGGCCGACCTGGGCCGCATTCGGCAGTACGGGGTCGAGGAGGTGCGGGTCAGCCTTTGA
- a CDS encoding ABC transporter substrate-binding protein, whose protein sequence is MKASLLALAVLSLAPASAQTLTVRHDEGTAQVGRDPKRVVVLDEEALGWMYALGLGDRVVGLGSATITPAQLTANGAIKPEVLKGGFLARGKLNNPRFVGSWTAPNLETILTLKPDLIVRLTWEGNGNYVNLSKIAPTIGYREDAPGFWKKGLRDLARVFGRQEQAERVIKQVSDTHRANARRLLAAGVFRKYPKAVVISPFAGGSTWVYTKVRLIDDLRALGFRDGLKAGTTTLGIGAQISDEALLNLDRQTLVVVMPPGGQYNGADAFLKSPVGQRLKGQSVVYNLEANSPWSGPLVSVRNSNEVTRLILEAMK, encoded by the coding sequence GTGAAAGCTTCGCTGCTTGCCCTCGCTGTCCTTTCCCTCGCCCCCGCCTCGGCACAGACCCTGACTGTTCGGCACGACGAGGGGACCGCTCAGGTTGGGCGTGATCCCAAACGGGTCGTCGTGCTGGATGAAGAAGCGCTGGGCTGGATGTACGCCCTGGGCCTGGGGGACCGCGTGGTCGGCCTGGGCAGCGCGACGATCACCCCGGCCCAGCTCACGGCGAACGGTGCCATCAAGCCCGAGGTGCTGAAGGGCGGCTTCCTGGCGCGCGGCAAGCTGAACAATCCCCGCTTCGTGGGGAGCTGGACCGCGCCCAACCTGGAGACCATCCTGACGCTCAAGCCCGACCTGATCGTGCGCCTGACCTGGGAGGGGAACGGGAACTACGTCAACCTCAGCAAAATTGCGCCGACCATCGGTTACCGCGAGGACGCGCCCGGCTTCTGGAAGAAGGGGCTGCGCGACCTCGCCCGCGTCTTCGGGCGGCAGGAGCAGGCCGAGCGGGTCATTAAACAGGTATCGGACACCCACCGCGCCAACGCGCGCAGGCTGCTCGCGGCGGGCGTGTTCCGCAAGTACCCGAAAGCCGTCGTCATCTCGCCCTTCGCGGGGGGCAGCACCTGGGTCTACACGAAGGTGCGCCTGATCGACGACCTGCGCGCCCTGGGCTTCCGGGACGGCCTGAAGGCGGGCACGACCACCCTGGGGATCGGCGCCCAGATCAGCGACGAGGCGCTGCTGAATCTCGACCGGCAGACGCTGGTGGTCGTCATGCCGCCCGGCGGGCAGTACAACGGCGCCGACGCCTTCCTGAAGTCGCCGGTCGGCCAGCGCCTCAAGGGGCAGAGCGTGGTCTACAACCTGGAGGCGAACAGTCCCTGGTCCGGCCCCCTGGTGTCGGTCCGCAACAGCAACGAGGTGACGCGCCTGATCCTGGAGGCGATGAAGTGA
- a CDS encoding ABC transporter ATP-binding protein: MTQTPSPLSTEKLRLGYGQTVIVPGLDLRVAGGQVTSIIGPNGCGKSTLLRALARLLPAGSGEIQLYGQALHALPSREVARRLAILPQGPTAPEGLSVEELVWFGRHPHQGRFPVRREEDREAVAWALAQTGMTIFAGRPLEALSGGQRQRAWIAMSLAQQTDILLLDEPTTYLDLSHQLEVLHLAGRLNREGGKTVVMVLHDLNQAVRYSDELVAMRDGQVYAQGRPEDIMTAELLRDVFGLKAHILADPDTGKPHVIPYALTR, from the coding sequence ATGACCCAGACTCCCTCCCCCCTCTCCACCGAGAAGCTGCGGCTCGGCTACGGGCAGACCGTCATCGTGCCCGGGCTGGACCTGCGCGTGGCGGGCGGCCAGGTCACCAGCATCATCGGGCCGAACGGCTGCGGCAAGAGCACCCTGCTGCGCGCCCTCGCCCGGCTGCTGCCCGCCGGGAGCGGCGAGATTCAGCTCTACGGCCAGGCGCTCCACGCCCTGCCCTCCCGCGAGGTGGCCCGCCGCCTGGCGATCCTGCCCCAGGGTCCCACGGCCCCCGAGGGCCTGAGCGTGGAGGAACTCGTCTGGTTCGGGCGCCACCCCCACCAGGGCCGCTTTCCCGTGCGCCGCGAGGAGGACCGCGAGGCCGTGGCCTGGGCGCTGGCCCAGACGGGCATGACGATCTTTGCGGGCCGCCCGCTGGAGGCGCTTTCCGGCGGGCAGCGCCAGCGCGCCTGGATCGCCATGAGCCTCGCCCAGCAGACCGATATCCTGCTGCTGGACGAGCCCACAACCTACCTGGACCTCTCGCACCAACTGGAGGTGCTGCACCTCGCCGGGCGCCTCAACCGCGAGGGGGGCAAGACGGTCGTGATGGTCCTGCACGACCTCAACCAGGCGGTGCGCTACAGCGACGAGCTGGTCGCCATGAGGGACGGGCAGGTCTACGCCCAGGGCCGCCCCGAGGACATCATGACGGCCGAGCTGCTGCGCGACGTGTTCGGCCTCAAGGCCCACATCCTCGCCGACCCCGACACGGGCAAGCCGCACGTGATCCCCTACGCGCTGACACGGTGA
- a CDS encoding ABC transporter substrate-binding protein gives MPKNLLTLTALALATTAAAVTVAHERGTLNLDKPARRVVALEYSFVDTLVALGVPPVGATLGTQGGDRGTPPYLQPRVKGVTVTGSRAQPSLETMAALRPDLILADAFVHGNVYPQLSRLAPTAAFQSRRGSLDDLNAQTLAIGKLVGREAAARQLLADQKALLNKARVFAKKGAPPFVAAVATPGSLTVHTSGSFVGSFLEDLGRKNLLPVKDGQTQYEISLEGLLALNPSTLVLFTAPDETPITASWKTNPLWQKLSAVQRGRVYEFSRDNWTRGRGPLALKLMVAQTIESRFLQDAAPPAEFRY, from the coding sequence ATGCCAAAGAACCTGCTGACCCTGACCGCTCTTGCCCTCGCCACCACCGCTGCCGCCGTCACCGTGGCGCACGAGCGGGGCACGCTGAACCTCGACAAACCGGCCCGGCGTGTGGTCGCGCTGGAATACTCGTTCGTGGACACCCTCGTCGCGCTGGGGGTTCCGCCCGTTGGCGCCACCCTGGGCACCCAGGGCGGGGACCGGGGCACGCCGCCCTACCTGCAACCGCGCGTGAAGGGGGTGACCGTCACCGGCAGCCGCGCCCAGCCCAGCCTGGAGACGATGGCCGCCTTACGCCCGGACCTCATCCTGGCGGACGCCTTTGTTCACGGGAACGTGTACCCGCAGCTCTCGCGCCTGGCGCCGACCGCCGCCTTCCAGAGCCGCCGGGGCAGCCTGGACGACCTGAACGCGCAGACCCTCGCCATCGGCAAACTTGTGGGGCGCGAGGCCGCCGCCCGGCAACTCCTCGCCGACCAGAAGGCGCTGCTGAACAAGGCGCGGGTGTTTGCCAAGAAGGGCGCCCCTCCCTTCGTTGCCGCCGTCGCCACGCCGGGGAGCCTGACCGTCCACACGAGCGGCAGCTTCGTGGGGAGCTTCCTGGAGGACCTGGGCCGCAAGAACCTGCTCCCGGTCAAGGACGGGCAGACCCAGTACGAGATTTCACTGGAGGGCCTGCTCGCCCTGAACCCCTCCACCCTGGTGCTGTTCACCGCCCCCGACGAGACGCCGATCACCGCGAGCTGGAAGACGAACCCCCTGTGGCAGAAGCTCAGCGCCGTGCAGCGGGGCCGGGTCTACGAGTTCAGCCGCGACAACTGGACGCGCGGACGCGGCCCCCTCGCCCTGAAGCTGATGGTGGCGCAGACCATCGAGAGCCGATTCCTTCAGGACGCCGCGCCCCCGGCGGAGTTCCGGTACTAG
- a CDS encoding ABC transporter substrate-binding protein yields the protein MRRAALLLLLGLGGSALAQSAPCTGKLVPHALGQTCVKGIPKRVVALEWTYAENLLALGVQPVGMADIAGYREWVRIPVPLAAGVQDVGTRQQPSLEKIRALRPDLILTAKLRSGQNYAQLAAIAPTLVFDSYAGGSQYAEMRSTFTTMAGVLGRPGTARQVLTNLDARLARVRSDLKAAGRGGETFVFAQAFTARGGTPTMRLFTKNSLVSELLERVGLVNAWNAPSGAYGFSELGLEGLAALKTRNFLYVAQKEDNVFTAPATAPLWRGLPFVQGGRAYALDERTWTFGGPLSALELARGISQGMLGR from the coding sequence GTGAGGCGCGCCGCCCTCCTCCTGCTGCTCGGCCTGGGGGGGTCCGCCCTCGCCCAGTCCGCGCCCTGCACGGGCAAGCTGGTCCCGCACGCCCTGGGCCAGACCTGCGTGAAGGGCATTCCCAAGCGCGTGGTGGCCCTGGAGTGGACCTACGCCGAGAACCTGCTGGCCCTGGGTGTGCAACCCGTCGGCATGGCGGATATCGCCGGGTACAGGGAGTGGGTCAGGATTCCTGTTCCGCTCGCCGCGGGCGTGCAGGACGTGGGCACCCGGCAGCAGCCCAGCCTGGAGAAGATTCGCGCGCTGAGGCCCGACCTGATCCTCACGGCGAAGCTGCGCTCGGGGCAAAACTACGCCCAGCTCGCGGCCATCGCCCCCACGCTGGTTTTCGATAGCTACGCGGGCGGCTCCCAGTACGCCGAGATGCGCTCCACCTTCACCACCATGGCGGGCGTGCTGGGAAGGCCCGGCACCGCGCGCCAGGTGCTGACCAACCTCGACGCGCGGCTCGCGCGGGTGCGGAGTGACCTGAAAGCTGCCGGGCGGGGCGGCGAGACCTTCGTGTTCGCGCAGGCCTTCACCGCGCGGGGGGGCACGCCGACCATGCGCCTCTTCACGAAAAACAGCCTGGTCAGCGAACTGCTGGAGCGGGTGGGCTTGGTAAATGCCTGGAACGCCCCGTCGGGAGCCTACGGCTTCTCCGAGCTGGGGCTGGAGGGCCTGGCCGCGCTGAAGACGCGCAACTTCCTCTACGTCGCCCAGAAGGAGGACAACGTGTTCACCGCGCCCGCCACCGCGCCGCTGTGGCGGGGGCTGCCCTTCGTGCAAGGGGGCCGGGCCTACGCGCTCGACGAGCGCACCTGGACCTTCGGCGGCCCGCTCTCGGCGCTGGAACTGGCGCGCGGCATCAGTCAGGGGATGCTGGGCCGTTGA
- a CDS encoding FecCD family ABC transporter permease: protein MVSPYTSRRALLIGLGLAGVTLLVGVLALGLGAVRTPAPDVLRVLTGGGDDLTRQLVLELRAPRVLVSLLCGAMFAASGAVMQGVIRNPLASPDLIGVGAGAGLAVTFFLLAWPGAPVGGLPWAALAGAWGGFGLVLLLAREWGGVRLNSLHPVRLALVGVAVAAALGAVQQLVLVRAPDGLGTALSFLTGTVYGADATRVARVLPWALVLLPAALLLSRTLDVLNLGEDLATSLGTRVNPARLLALGVGVALAAAAVTGAGILGFVGLLAPHLARLLVGARHARLLPVSMLVGALLVLAADTLGRSLLPPVEVPAGIFTTLVGAPYFLYLLRRSV from the coding sequence ATGGTCAGCCCCTACACCTCCCGCCGCGCCCTGCTGATCGGGCTGGGGCTGGCGGGCGTGACCCTGCTCGTCGGGGTGCTGGCGTTGGGCCTGGGGGCGGTGCGAACGCCCGCGCCTGATGTGCTGCGCGTGCTGACCGGAGGCGGCGACGACCTGACGCGGCAACTCGTGCTGGAGCTGCGGGCGCCGCGCGTGCTGGTGTCGCTGCTGTGCGGGGCGATGTTCGCCGCATCCGGCGCGGTGATGCAGGGGGTGATCCGCAACCCGCTCGCCTCGCCCGACCTCATCGGGGTGGGGGCGGGGGCGGGGCTGGCGGTCACCTTCTTCCTGCTGGCGTGGCCGGGGGCGCCGGTCGGGGGGTTGCCCTGGGCGGCGCTGGCGGGAGCGTGGGGCGGCTTCGGGCTGGTGCTGCTCCTCGCGCGGGAGTGGGGGGGCGTGAGGTTGAACAGCCTCCACCCGGTGCGGCTCGCGCTCGTCGGCGTGGCCGTGGCAGCGGCGCTGGGGGCCGTTCAGCAACTCGTGCTTGTCCGGGCGCCCGACGGGCTGGGCACGGCGCTGAGTTTCCTGACGGGTACGGTGTACGGCGCGGACGCGACGAGGGTGGCGCGGGTCCTCCCCTGGGCGCTCGTCCTGCTGCCCGCCGCACTGCTGCTCTCGCGCACGCTGGACGTGTTGAACTTAGGGGAAGACCTCGCCACCTCCCTGGGCACCCGGGTGAATCCGGCGCGGCTGCTCGCCCTGGGGGTGGGGGTCGCCCTCGCCGCCGCCGCCGTGACGGGCGCGGGTATCCTGGGCTTCGTGGGGCTGCTCGCGCCGCACCTCGCGCGGCTGCTCGTCGGGGCGCGGCACGCCCGGCTGCTGCCCGTCTCCATGCTCGTCGGGGCGCTGCTCGTCCTCGCCGCCGATACACTGGGACGTTCGCTGCTGCCCCCGGTCGAGGTTCCGGCGGGCATCTTCACCACCCTGGTGGGGGCACCCTATTTCCTGTATCTGTTGAGGCGCAGCGTATGA
- a CDS encoding NADPH:quinone oxidoreductase family protein — protein MRALICTAFDQPEALTVQSVPDPTPGPGEVILQVEAAGVNYPDALMVMGQYQVKPPLPFTPGAEAAGVISAVGEGVTHLRVGQRAAAFTGTGAFAERLLAPATSVMPLPDAVPSDVAAGLPLAFGTSMHALVDRAGLRAGETLLVLGAAGGVGLAAVMIGKALGARVIAAASSEEKLQLCREHGADETVNYSEGDLRERLKALTNGRGPDVIYDPVGGDLAEPALRSIGWGGRYLVVGFAGGGIPKLPLNLPLLKGASLVGVFWGEFARRDPRANARNLARLLGWVADGTIRPLVSERYPLERTPEALRALLERRVTGKVVVTP, from the coding sequence ATGCGCGCCCTGATCTGCACCGCTTTCGACCAGCCCGAAGCCCTCACCGTCCAGAGTGTCCCCGATCCCACCCCCGGTCCCGGCGAGGTGATCCTGCAGGTGGAGGCGGCGGGCGTGAACTACCCGGACGCGCTGATGGTGATGGGGCAGTATCAGGTGAAGCCCCCTCTGCCCTTCACGCCGGGGGCGGAGGCGGCGGGGGTGATCTCGGCAGTCGGCGAGGGCGTGACGCACCTGCGGGTGGGCCAGCGGGCGGCGGCCTTTACCGGGACGGGCGCTTTTGCCGAGCGGCTCCTCGCCCCCGCCACCAGCGTCATGCCGCTGCCTGACGCCGTCCCCTCGGACGTGGCGGCGGGGCTGCCCCTCGCGTTCGGCACCTCCATGCACGCGCTGGTGGACCGGGCGGGGCTCCGGGCGGGCGAGACCCTGCTCGTCCTTGGCGCGGCGGGGGGCGTGGGCCTCGCGGCGGTGATGATCGGCAAGGCGCTGGGCGCGCGGGTGATCGCGGCGGCGAGCAGCGAGGAGAAGTTGCAGCTCTGCCGAGAGCACGGGGCGGACGAGACGGTGAACTACAGCGAGGGGGACCTGCGCGAGCGCCTCAAGGCCCTCACGAACGGCAGGGGGCCGGACGTGATCTACGACCCGGTGGGCGGCGACCTGGCCGAGCCCGCCCTGCGGTCCATCGGCTGGGGCGGGCGTTACCTGGTGGTGGGCTTCGCGGGGGGCGGGATTCCGAAACTGCCGCTCAACCTCCCGCTCCTCAAGGGCGCCTCGCTCGTCGGCGTCTTCTGGGGCGAGTTCGCCCGGCGGGACCCGCGCGCCAACGCGCGCAACCTCGCCCGGCTGCTGGGCTGGGTGGCGGACGGGACGATCAGGCCGCTCGTGAGTGAGCGCTACCCGCTGGAGCGCACGCCGGAAGCCCTGCGCGCCCTGCTGGAGCGGCGCGTGACCGGGAAGGTGGTGGTGACGCCCTGA